The segment CGACCAGCACGATCGCCGGCGTCGCGAGAATCGCGATCGACACCATCTTCATTTCGTACGCGTCGATCTTCTTGCCGACGTATTCGGGCGCGCGCCCGATCATCAGTCCGGCGACGAACACCGCGAGCAGCACCACCATCAGCATGCTGTACAGGCCTGAGCCGGGGCCGCCGAACACGACTTCGCCGGTCTGCATCAGCACCATCGGCACGAGGCCGCCGAGCGGCGTGAACGAATCGTGCATCGAATCGACCGCGCCGTCGCCGCTGCTCGTCGACACCGTTGCGTACAGGGCCGACGACACGATGCCGAAGCGTGTTTCCTTCCCTTCCATGTTGCCGCCCGGCTGGCTCGCCGACGCGACCGCGTCGATGCCGGGCACATTCAGTGCCGGACCGACAGCCTGCTCCGCCCGGATCGCCATCGCGGCGGCCGCGACGAACAGCGTCAGCATCGCGGCGTAGATCGTCCAGCCTTGCCGACGGTCCTGAATCATCGTGCCGAACGTGTAGCAAAGCGCGGCAGGAAGCACCAGCATTGCAAGCATCTGCAGGAAATTCGCGATCGGTGTCGGGTTCTCGTACGGATGCGCGGAATTCGCGTTGAAGAATCCGCCGCCGTCGCCGCTCATCAGCTTGATCGACTCCTGCGATGCGACGGGCCCCATCGGCAGCGTTTGCACGGTCGTGGAAGAGGGCTGCGCCGACTGCGCGGACGCAGCCGGCATCGACGGGTGCGGCTGCACGATCGCGATGTCGCGATTCGGCGCGAAATTCTGCAGCACACCTTGCCCGATGAACGCCGCCGCGAACAAGGCCGCCAGCGGAACCAGCACGTAGAGCGTCATGCGCGTCAGGTCGACCCAGACGTTGCCGATCGTTTGACTGCCCCGGCGCACGAGCCCGCGAATCAGCGCCAGCATGACGACCATCCCGCTCGCGGCCGACAGGAACGCCTGCACGCCGATGCCGAGCATCTGCGTCAGGTGGCTGAGCGTCGTCTCGCCCGCATACGCCTGCCAGCTCGTATTCGTCGCGAAGCTGACGGCCGTGTTGAACGCGAGCCCCGGCTCGACGTTCGGCAAGTGCTGCGGATTGAGCGGCAGCCAGACCTGGATGCGCTGCAGCAGGTAGAGCGCAACCGCGCCGAGCGCATTGAACGCGACGAGCGCGACCGCATAGCGCTTCCAGTCCATTTCCGCGTCGGGGGCGACGCCGGCCAGCCGGTAAATCGCGTGTTCGACGCCGGCGAGGCGCCGCAGCGGCCCCGGCAGGTCGCCGAGCGCGATACGGGCGATGTATGTCCCGAGCGGCTTGACCAGAAAGGTGAGAACAAACAGGAACACGCCAACCTGTGTCCAGGCATTGCCGATCACGCTGCCTCCCAGGCCGGCGCCGCCGGCCTGCATCGAGTGGATAGTTTCAGTTCATCGCATGCCGGGTCAATTCGCCGGCAAGAAACGCGATGGCCGTGTAAACAATCTGTGAAATAACGCCGCGCGTGCTGCTATCGAAGCGGCTTGTTCTCGATCCACTTCGGATCGAGCTGCAGGTTGAGGAGCACGAGCCAGCGCCTCGGACAGCGCGGCGCGACGCGGACCGGCTCTTCGTCAGGCCCGCCGAACGCGATGAAGCCGAGTTCGAGCGCATCGCGGCACGCACGCAGCGCGTCGGCCTGCAGCCAGTAGCTGACGAGCGCGCACGATATGAAGCGGAACAGCAGCAGCGTCGCGGCTTCCGGCACGAACCCCGCCGAGACGAGCGCGAATTCGAACGCGAGCGTCAGCAGGTGCGCGACGGCGATCGTGACGAGCGCCAGCTTCGCGAGGCCGCGCAACCGGATCGCGGCGCGAAGGCGCGCGTTGCGCAGCGCGAGCCGCGAGGCTTCGTCCGGCGAGGCAGGTGGGTCGGGCGGGATGGACGAATCGCGGCCCGGAAGCGGGTCACGCTTCATGACGAAGCCGCTTGCCGGCGAACGGGCCGGATCGCGACGGCGCCGTGCACCGCGGCATTGCGGTTCGTCGCACCGATCGGCTTGCAGAGAACGGCGCTGTCATAGCCGCGGCCCGCGAAGCGCATGACGTCGATCGGCTGGAAGCCTTCGCCGACGCAGAACGCGACGAGCCGACCGGCCTCCTGCGGCACATCGAGCGCGAGATGGCTGGCCCGGTGCGACGCGCTCCACTGCTCGGCGAACGCGAGCAGCGACCGGCCGATGCCGCGCGCCTGCCAGACCGGATCGACCGCAAGCTCGCGGATCGTCGCGACCCGGCGGCTGCGATACGGATCGCACGGCGAATCGGGATCGGACAGGCGCATCGTCAGCGTCGCGACCAGATGACCTTTGCTGAGCGCGACGAAGCACGCGCCGGCGAGCGTGCGCTCGCGCGTTCCGGCGGCGGAACGGTCGGCGGCCGGGTATGGAAAGCCCAGCGCGCCGAGGGGCGCGAACGCACGCTGCTGCAGCGCGGCCAGCGACTCGTACGAGTCGATGCGCGGATCGAAACGTCTCAACACGACGCGCTCGTCGAGCTGCTTCGCGTAAGCGGCGTAGGAACGAGCGCGACGTGCGGGTTCGGAATGCGGCATGACATCCTCAGGCCCAACAAGGTGCACGCAGTGTAGTGAGTCGAGAATGCCGGCATCAAGAAAAAATGTCGTAAAGATTACGGACCGACATCGCCGCATTTCCGCTGGCGCACGCATACGCCCACGCATCCGGCGGCGATCGAAACATCCGTTGTGGTGGAACGATCGTTCTGCATTTTTCTTGACACGAGAGAATGATCGTTCTACTGTAAACCCATCAACTCGAACCCTGTCAGTTCCGTTTGACCGACCATGACCTCATACGAACCTCAGCCCGGGGAACCGGGCGCACGCGACCGCCTGCTCGATGCGGCCGAAGCGCTGATCTATTCGGGCGGTATCCATGCAACCGGCGTCGACGCGATCGTGAAGCGGTCCGGCGCGGCGCGCAAGAGTTTTTATTCGCACTTCGAATCGAAGGAAGCGCTGGTCGTCGCGGCGCTCGAACGCCGCGACGAACGCTGGATGCGCTGGTTCGTCGATGCGACGCTCGCGCGCGGCAAGACGCCGCGCACGCAGCTGCTCGGCATGTTCGACGTATTGCGCGACTGGTTCATGCAGCCCGACTTTCACGGATGCGCGTTCCTGAACGCGTCGGGCGAGATCGCGGACGCCGACGATCCGGTGCGGATCGTCGCGCGGGCGCACAAGGCGCGATTGCTCGCATTCGTGCGCGAACGGCTCGACGCGCTGGCCGACGACGCGGGGATCGAGCGCCGCGTGCTCGCGCGCGTCGCGCGCCAGTGGCTCGTGCTGATCGACGGCGCGATCGGCGTGGCGCTCGTGAGCGGCGACGCGACGGCCGCCCGGGATGCGCGCGCCACTGCCGAACTGTTGCTCGACGCCGTGTCGCGGCCGTCGAGGTAACAAGCTGGCCGCGGCTTTGCGCGGCCGAACCCTGACTGGAGAAAACGATGTCTGAATCAGCCGAAGTCCGCCCGCCCGTTCCGCCCTTTTCGCTCGAGACGGCGCGACAGAAAGTCCGCGCCGCCGAGGACGGATGGAACACGCGCGATCCGCAACGCGTGTCGCTCGCTTATACGCCGCAAAGCCGCTGGCGCAACCGCGCGGAGTTCGTGACCGGTCGCGACGCAATCGTCGGACTGTTGCAGCGGAAATGGACGCGCGAGCTCGACTACCGGCTGATCAAGGAGTTGTGGGCGTTCGACGGGAACCGCATTGCGGTGCGGTTCGCGTATGAATGGCATGACGATGCCGGCAATTGGTTCCGCTCGTACGGCAACGAGAACTGGGAGTTCGACGACAACGGCCTGATGGCGCATCGCCACGCGAGCATCAACGACATGCCGATCCGCGAAGCGGACCGACTCTTTCACTGGCCGCTCGGCCGCCGTCCGGACGATCATCCGGGCCTGTCCGATCTCGGTCTGTAAGCGCGTCGAGAATAACGCCGTATCGATGGAATGGTGAGGGAATGCGGGAGTCGGTGCGTTCAAGGTGAGCGTTTTCGGGAACAGGTGAAAACGCCATCGCGTCAGTCTCTTCGGTGACGCAGTGACACGATGTGCTGCTCACCGGTCGCAACCAGAACGAACAAACGCGCGATTCGACGCGGCTGAAGCGCATGGTGGTGCGTATCGGCATGTCGTGTGTCTCAACGCAGCCCGAATTCCGACCGCGCCGAAGCTTGCATCGGTGCGCGTCGATACGCCGTGCATCTCACCTATGTGCGAGATGGGCACGTCGCTGCGCCAAGCCTGCGACGCGACGTGCCGATCACCTCACCTCACATGCATACGGCGCAGCATCGCCCAGCCCGTCACCCGTCATCCCGCAATCCGCGCCGCGATTGCTTCCCCGACTGCCTGCGTGCCGGCGCTGCCCGCGAGATCGCGCGTATGCGGCCCCGTGCGCAGCACGTCCTCGATCGCTGCGACGATCGCGTCGTGCGCGTCGCGCTCGCGGCCGGCGCCGTTGCCGAGGAAGTCGAGCATCATTGCCGCCGACCAGATCATCGCGATCGGGTTCGCGATGTATTGCCCCGCGATGTCGGGCGCCGAACCGTGCACGGGCTCGAACAGCGACGGAAACGTGCGCTCGGGGTTGAGGTTCGCGGACGGCGCGATGCCGATCGTGCCGGTGCACGCGGGGCCGAGATCCGACAGGATGTCGCCGAACAGGTTCGATGCGACGACGACGTCGAAGCGGTCCGGCTGCAGCACGAAGCGGGCGCACAGGATGTCGATGTGCTGCTTGTCCCACACGATGTCCGGATAGCGCTCGGCCATCTCGGCCGCGCGCGCGTCCCACCACGGCATGCTGATCGCAATGCCGTTGCTCTTCGTCGCAACCGTCAGGCGTTTCGCGCGCCGCTGCGCGAGCTCGAACGCGAACTTCAGCACGCGCTCGGTGCCGTGCCGCGTGAAGATCGATTGCTGCACGACCACCTCGCGGTCGGTGCCTTCGAACATCGTGCCGCCGACCGACGAGTATTCGCCTTCGGTGTTCTCGCGCACGATCATGAAGTCGATGTCGCCGGCGCGGCGGCCGGCGAGCGGCGACGGCACGCCGTCGAACAGGCGTGCGGGACGCAGGTTGATGTACTGGTCGAACTCGCGGCGGAACTTCAGCAGCGAACCCCACAGCGAGATGTGGTCCGGCACCGTCGCGGGCCAGCCGACCGCGCCGAACAGGATCGCGTCCATGCCGGACAGCTGCGCTTTCCAGTCCTCCGGCATCATCCGGCCATGCTGCGCGTAGTAGTCGCAGCTCGCCCATTCGATGTGCGTGAAGTCGAAGCGGATGCCGAAGCGGGCCGTCACCGCGTCGAGCGCGCGCAAGCCTTCGGGCATCACTTCACGGCCGATGCCGTCGCCGGGGATGACGGCGATTTGGTAAATCCTGTCGCTCATGCGAATGCTCCTCCAGATCGATTCGGGCCGCCGCGGGTAACGCGCGCAGCGGCGGACGACCTCATTCTATTTATTTCCATCCGGATTAAAATCGCCGAAAGGGTTAATCGACTTTCCACGAATCGTGAACAAATCGCCGAACCTCGACGACCTGCGCGTGTTCAGCGTCGTCGTCCGCCTGACGAGCTTCAGTGCGGCGGCCGAGCAGCTCGGCGTGTCGCCCGCGTATGTCAGCAAGCGCATTGCGCAACTGGAAGCGCAGCTCGGCACGCGGCTGCTGCACCGCTCGACGCGCCGCGTCGCGGTGACGGAAGCCGGCGAACGCGTGCTCGCGCGCGCCGAGAAGATTCTCGACGACGTCGATCACCTCGTCGAGGACGTGTCGACCACGCGCACGGTGCCGCGCGGCACGCTGCGCATCTCGAGCAGTTTCGGCTTCGGCCGGCACGTCGTCGCGCCGGCGCTGCTCGCGTTCACCGAGCGTTTTCCGCAGCTGAACGTGCGGCTCGATCTGTTCGACCGGCTCGTCGACGTCGCGGGCGAAGGGTTCGACCTCGACATCCGGATCGGCGACGAGATCGCCGAGCACCTGATCGCGCGCCGGCTCGCGTCGAATTACCGCGTGCTGTGCGCGTCGCCCGCCTATCTCGCGCGGCGCGGCACGCCGCGCACGCTCGCGGAGCTTTCGTCGCATGAATGCCTCGCGATCAAGGAGCGCGATCATCCGCTTGGCGTGTGGCGCATGAATGTGCGCGGCGAGACGCAGACCGTGAAGGTCGGCGGCGCGCTGTCGACGAATCATGGCGAAGTCGCCGTGCAATGGGCGCTCGCGGGGCGCGGGATCGTGCTGCGGTCGATCTGGGAGGCCGGGCCGCTGATCGCGCGCGGCGCGCTATGCCGCGTGTTGCCGGACGCGACCCAGCCCGCGAACGTCTGGGCCGTCTATCCGGAACGGGTCGCGACGTCCGCGAAGGTGCGCGTGTGCGTCGACTTTCTCACGGATGAGTTCGCGCATCTGAACGACACGGCGAGCGATGACGTCGCGTGATGCGCGCCAAAGGTGAGCTTTTACGGGGACGTGATTCAGTGCCGGCCCGCGTTACTTCACAGCCGGTTGTCCTTCGCCAGCGTGAGCACGCGCGCCCAGCGTTGCGCGTCGCGCTTGTCCGTCATCGGCAGCTTCCATTCGCTGCGCGCGGCATCGCGGACCTGCACGACGAGATGCCAGCGCCCCCCGATCGGTGCGGCCAGGCAGCCGTCGAGCTGCGACAGCGTATAGCGGCCGTCCGCGCCATCGTGCGACAGCCATAGCAGCCCCTGCGTCGCGGACACGCGCAACTCGCCCCACGCGCGATGCACGATGTGGGTCCAGCCTTCTTCCCTCGTGTTCGGCGCGATGTCGCGGCGGCGCTTGATCCACCACGCGACCAGCGCAATCAGCAGCGCGGCGGCAAGCACCGCGGCGGTCACCGCGACCGGCTCGCCGAACTGCGCGGCGATCACGTGAAAAGTATGAACCGCGCCCCACGCGAGCGCGATGAGCGCGAACAGCGCAATGAAAATCGGCATGTCGGATTCGGAAAGAGGAACGGACCGGCGCAGGCAGCGCGCCGGTCCATCGTGCACGACGTCACCGCTTGCGGTGAATGTCGTGCGTCACGAAGCCCGCGTCGTTGACGGGCAACGCGAGGCCGTCCTTGACGGCGAGCGTCTTGCGGATGTCGTCGAGACCCGCGGCCCAGTGGTCGCGCATCGTCGACAGACCGAACTGATAGTCCTTGTAGTGATGCTCGTACGCCTTCTGCTGGTAGATCAGGTGCTGGATGTTGTATTTCTTCCCGCACGACATCGCTTCCGCCTCGATGCACCACGGATCGGTCTTGCGCTGCTCCTCCGGCACCCTGTCGAGCACCTGGCGCAGCACGTTGCGATAGCGCTGTTCGCGCTGCAGCGTATCGGTGACGAAACGCGTGCGGCTCGAGTACTGGACGTCCTTCGTGCGCTCGGCGACGTCGGCCAGCGAACGCGGCAGCGGCCCGCGCGCGCTCCACAGGTCGACCTGGAACGCGAGCGTGTCGCGGCGCGGCCGCGCGCGCAGCACTTCCATCAGCGGCGTGTTCGACACGACGCCGCCGTCCCAGTAGTACTCGCCTTCGATCTCGACCGGCGGGAACGCGGGCGGCAGCGCGCCGGACGCCATGAAGTGCTCCGGCTCGAGGCGGATGCGCGCGTTGTCGAAGTAGACGAAGTTGCCGGTGCCGACGTTGACCGCGCCGACCGACACGCGGGTCTCGCCCGAGTTGATGCGGTCGAAATCGCACAGCTTGAGCAGCGTCGAGCGCAACGCCGACGTGTCGTACCAGCTGACCTTGTCCGGATGATCGGACACGCCCGGCAGCGGCGGCGGGACGCGCGGCGCGAAGAAGCCCCGTTGGCCCTGCATCATCGCGCTCGCGGCCTGCGATGCGGTGAAGAACGTGCGGACCTGATCGATGCTGTTGAACAGCGCGAACTCGAAAGCCGCCGGAACCGCCGGAAAGAACGCCGGCTGGCAGATCGTTTCCCAGAACTGACGCAGCCGCTCGACGCGATGCTCGGGCGCGTTGCCCGCGATCAGCGCGGTGTTGAGCGCGCCGATCGAGATGCCCGCGATCCAGTCGAGCGGAATGCCCGCTTCGTGCAAGCCTTCGAACACGCCTGCCTGATAGGCGCCGAGCGCGCCGCCGCCCTGCAGCACGAGTGCGATCGTCTCGTAGGGAAGCGTGCGGGCGGCGGCCGGCGCGCCGGCCTCATGATGC is part of the Burkholderia ubonensis subsp. mesacidophila genome and harbors:
- a CDS encoding GNAT family N-acetyltransferase, which translates into the protein MPHSEPARRARSYAAYAKQLDERVVLRRFDPRIDSYESLAALQQRAFAPLGALGFPYPAADRSAAGTRERTLAGACFVALSKGHLVATLTMRLSDPDSPCDPYRSRRVATIRELAVDPVWQARGIGRSLLAFAEQWSASHRASHLALDVPQEAGRLVAFCVGEGFQPIDVMRFAGRGYDSAVLCKPIGATNRNAAVHGAVAIRPVRRQAASS
- a CDS encoding TetR/AcrR family transcriptional regulator, which gives rise to MTSYEPQPGEPGARDRLLDAAEALIYSGGIHATGVDAIVKRSGAARKSFYSHFESKEALVVAALERRDERWMRWFVDATLARGKTPRTQLLGMFDVLRDWFMQPDFHGCAFLNASGEIADADDPVRIVARAHKARLLAFVRERLDALADDAGIERRVLARVARQWLVLIDGAIGVALVSGDATAARDARATAELLLDAVSRPSR
- a CDS encoding DUF3734 domain-containing protein; the protein is MKPHARTEKQAVDAADLHHEAGAPAAARTLPYETIALVLQGGGALGAYQAGVFEGLHEAGIPLDWIAGISIGALNTALIAGNAPEHRVERLRQFWETICQPAFFPAVPAAFEFALFNSIDQVRTFFTASQAASAMMQGQRGFFAPRVPPPLPGVSDHPDKVSWYDTSALRSTLLKLCDFDRINSGETRVSVGAVNVGTGNFVYFDNARIRLEPEHFMASGALPPAFPPVEIEGEYYWDGGVVSNTPLMEVLRARPRRDTLAFQVDLWSARGPLPRSLADVAERTKDVQYSSRTRFVTDTLQREQRYRNVLRQVLDRVPEEQRKTDPWCIEAEAMSCGKKYNIQHLIYQQKAYEHHYKDYQFGLSTMRDHWAAGLDDIRKTLAVKDGLALPVNDAGFVTHDIHRKR
- a CDS encoding nuclear transport factor 2 family protein; this encodes MSESAEVRPPVPPFSLETARQKVRAAEDGWNTRDPQRVSLAYTPQSRWRNRAEFVTGRDAIVGLLQRKWTRELDYRLIKELWAFDGNRIAVRFAYEWHDDAGNWFRSYGNENWEFDDNGLMAHRHASINDMPIREADRLFHWPLGRRPDDHPGLSDLGL
- the kdpA gene encoding potassium-transporting ATPase subunit KdpA; translated protein: MQAGGAGLGGSVIGNAWTQVGVFLFVLTFLVKPLGTYIARIALGDLPGPLRRLAGVEHAIYRLAGVAPDAEMDWKRYAVALVAFNALGAVALYLLQRIQVWLPLNPQHLPNVEPGLAFNTAVSFATNTSWQAYAGETTLSHLTQMLGIGVQAFLSAASGMVVMLALIRGLVRRGSQTIGNVWVDLTRMTLYVLVPLAALFAAAFIGQGVLQNFAPNRDIAIVQPHPSMPAASAQSAQPSSTTVQTLPMGPVASQESIKLMSGDGGGFFNANSAHPYENPTPIANFLQMLAMLVLPAALCYTFGTMIQDRRQGWTIYAAMLTLFVAAAAMAIRAEQAVGPALNVPGIDAVASASQPGGNMEGKETRFGIVSSALYATVSTSSGDGAVDSMHDSFTPLGGLVPMVLMQTGEVVFGGPGSGLYSMLMVVLLAVFVAGLMIGRAPEYVGKKIDAYEMKMVSIAILATPAIVLVGTAIAAVTPAGVAGLGNPGAHGFSEMLYAFSSAANNNGSAFAGLSANTTFYNTALAAAMWFGRFTVIVPVLAIAGSLAAKQRRAAGAGTLPTHGPLFLCMLLSTVVLVTLVTFLPALALGPIAEHLAMTVGR
- a CDS encoding tartrate dehydrogenase, with product MSDRIYQIAVIPGDGIGREVMPEGLRALDAVTARFGIRFDFTHIEWASCDYYAQHGRMMPEDWKAQLSGMDAILFGAVGWPATVPDHISLWGSLLKFRREFDQYINLRPARLFDGVPSPLAGRRAGDIDFMIVRENTEGEYSSVGGTMFEGTDREVVVQQSIFTRHGTERVLKFAFELAQRRAKRLTVATKSNGIAISMPWWDARAAEMAERYPDIVWDKQHIDILCARFVLQPDRFDVVVASNLFGDILSDLGPACTGTIGIAPSANLNPERTFPSLFEPVHGSAPDIAGQYIANPIAMIWSAAMMLDFLGNGAGRERDAHDAIVAAIEDVLRTGPHTRDLAGSAGTQAVGEAIAARIAG
- a CDS encoding LysR substrate-binding domain-containing protein, encoding MNKSPNLDDLRVFSVVVRLTSFSAAAEQLGVSPAYVSKRIAQLEAQLGTRLLHRSTRRVAVTEAGERVLARAEKILDDVDHLVEDVSTTRTVPRGTLRISSSFGFGRHVVAPALLAFTERFPQLNVRLDLFDRLVDVAGEGFDLDIRIGDEIAEHLIARRLASNYRVLCASPAYLARRGTPRTLAELSSHECLAIKERDHPLGVWRMNVRGETQTVKVGGALSTNHGEVAVQWALAGRGIVLRSIWEAGPLIARGALCRVLPDATQPANVWAVYPERVATSAKVRVCVDFLTDEFAHLNDTASDDVA